The following coding sequences are from one bacterium window:
- a CDS encoding peptidylprolyl isomerase yields the protein MCAALARGEEVIDRVVAVVDDEIILESEVLQYLQYTLGARVALDLLSEAQMDTLSKEVLEELIAQKLLLTQARKDSIVVTPKEIDRELDNRVSNLLTQVGGQEKLESYYGMPLPKIKRQFRPLVEETLLIERTRGKHMQQVRVSRNEVLEFWETIKDSLPPLRDAIRLSHILLADRIAEASTNAAIARADSARQAILSGSITFEEFASRYSEDPGSAERGGALGTTNRGDLVPEYEAAAYVLEPDSISAPTVSPFGVHVIRLNERTGEKVNTNHILFRDRAGGGRFAEHGECGGVAGGAAARRR from the coding sequence TATTTGCAATACACGCTTGGAGCGCGCGTGGCGCTGGACCTGCTTTCTGAAGCGCAGATGGACACGCTCAGCAAGGAAGTACTCGAGGAGTTGATCGCGCAGAAACTGCTGTTGACACAGGCGCGCAAGGACTCGATTGTGGTCACTCCGAAGGAGATTGACCGCGAACTCGACAACCGTGTCAGCAATCTGTTGACGCAGGTGGGCGGGCAGGAGAAGCTCGAATCGTACTACGGCATGCCCTTGCCCAAGATCAAGCGGCAGTTTCGTCCGCTGGTGGAAGAGACGTTGTTGATCGAGCGCACGCGCGGCAAGCACATGCAGCAGGTGCGCGTATCGCGGAACGAGGTGCTGGAGTTCTGGGAGACGATCAAGGATTCGCTGCCGCCGCTCAGGGATGCGATTCGGCTGTCGCACATTCTGCTGGCCGATCGGATTGCCGAGGCTTCGACGAACGCGGCGATTGCGCGCGCCGATTCGGCGCGGCAAGCGATTTTATCGGGTTCGATTACGTTTGAGGAGTTTGCCTCGCGCTATTCCGAGGATCCGGGTTCGGCGGAGCGCGGCGGTGCGTTGGGGACGACGAATCGCGGTGATCTGGTGCCGGAATATGAGGCGGCGGCCTACGTGTTGGAGCCCGATTCGATCAGCGCGCCCACGGTCTCGCCGTTCGGTGTGCATGTCATTCGGTTAAACGAGCGCACGGGCGAGAAGGTTAACACGAATCATATTCTGTTTCGGGATCGTGCCGGCGGAGGCAGATTTGCAGAGCACGGTGAGTGCGGCGGAGTCGCTGGTGGTGCGGCTGCGCGGCGGCGATGA
- a CDS encoding peptidylprolyl isomerase: MRKRRASGGDLGWFSPTELPDEFKTPIEGKSKGEYSDPFRTGLWRAYLESDRPRLLAQDHAQRRLQPYRADDARQKAKASSSVGSKRSPTKPTSNASSKIRRNAQSKSRVTRLGFSILLRLAPPANSGPKVSASNRRNGAGRSGGRRLRQRSRR, from the coding sequence ATACGAAAACGGCGGGCCAGCGGCGGCGACCTCGGTTGGTTTAGTCCAACCGAGCTGCCGGACGAGTTCAAGACGCCGATTGAAGGCAAGTCGAAGGGCGAGTACAGCGATCCGTTTCGCACCGGCCTTTGGCGTGCATATCTTGAAAGTGACCGACCGCGCCTTCTCGCGCAAGATCACGCTCAACGAAGACTACAGCCGTATCGAGCAGATGACGCTCGCCAAAAAGCGAAGGCGAGTTCAAGCGTTGGGTCGAAAAGATCGCCGACGAAACCTACGTCGAACGCAAGCTCTAAAATCCGTCGCAACGCACAATCAAAAAGCCGAGTCACCCGACTCGGCTTTTCAATTTTGCTGAGGCTTGCCCCGCCTGCGAACAGCGGGCCGAAGGTTAGTGCATCGAATCGTCGGAACGGCGCAGGGCGATCGGGCGGACGACGGCTTCGGCAACGGAGCCGAAGATGA
- a CDS encoding universal stress protein: MLSFRKILCPTDFSDPSFRPLATADELARRYQAELHVLHVVLPVPLVGLPPGAGSVAFDVSNTRPTCSKAFRARLDETLAQFVKPDIPIHRYVEIGDPAHEMVQLADKIKPDVIVIATHGPHGT, encoded by the coding sequence ATGCTATCTTTCCGCAAGATCTTGTGCCCGACCGACTTCTCTGACCCGTCCTTTCGGCCCTTGGCCACGGCGGACGAGCTCGCCCGCCGCTATCAGGCCGAGCTGCACGTGCTGCACGTCGTTTTGCCCGTGCCGCTGGTCGGACTGCCTCCCGGTGCCGGTTCCGTCGCCTTTGATGTGAGCAATACGAGGCCGACATGCTCCAAGGCCTTCCGCGCCAGGCTGGACGAAACGCTGGCCCAGTTCGTAAAACCGGATATTCCTATCCACCGTTATGTGGAGATCGGCGATCCCGCCCACGAGATGGTGCAGCTCGCCGACAAGATCAAGCCGGACGTCATTGTGATTGCCACGCACGGCCCGCACGGGACTTAA